In Plasmodium coatneyi strain Hackeri chromosome 5, complete sequence, a genomic segment contains:
- a CDS encoding KIR protein, which translates to MGQECKDKGLCCGRPRRAFESYRSQLREKLPQTHQDDDNFMDDISRAACCVSEMQGSELDERELCDLPYYLLGSMIYEKIKDKSKFRTTMNGVTGALKEYFGKLECTIEQSKSGIKLFAKMKDLGMDPLQPENIREEQEEQEDSSTVSFDRYKKYLYEIADKYATVEGLCTAQTKTDDCEGVSEEYKEKTPQKLYEAMYGKVQLQRPEVLSTDDCQEEEKLPSEKVYCELNQANDKCNGAGGTDAGEVSKELKTIVKKYVMSMEYEDRVVQAYCYAPTMKADIVPKEEDRCKFLYYWIGHTLFFTSNKKDQFSTAMKSVYDELGKLKGGGINHPCNILYDGNDNINLDIFTKMKTIFDYYHDYTTIKKCVDDPQAPDPKCTTEYASYLGRVVSAYKDMNAECKGENKNGWCTDFKSMTDERTYEELLHLKCSLKYTSECTNITAAILGTLTSISLPAAALLLYKYTSLFNGISNTLFGGGGGSSNRRKARSIIHHKLNTSLSEDDRSTLDDSTYDSTDVSTMEYLPSIMVVDHQDDHHHPNDKVIIANKDNKNNSNLDNDKK; encoded by the exons ATGGGACAAGAATGTAAGGATAAGGGACTTTGTTGCGGTAGGCCGCGGAGAGCATTTGAAAGTTATAGGTCTCAGCTGAGGGAGAAGTTACCACAGACACATCAGGATGATGATAATTTCATGGATGATATTTCACGGGCCGCCTGTTGTGTGTCCGAAATGCAGGGTTCAGAACTTGATGAGCGCGAACTTTGCGATCTCCCATATTACCTACTGGGGAGCAtgatatatgaaaaaatcaaGGACAAGAGTAAATTTAGAACAACTATGAATGGAGTAACGGGAGCATTAAAAGAGTACTTCGGTAAGCTGGAGTGTACAATAGAACAGAGTAAAAGTGGAATAAAATTATTCGCCAAAATGAAGGACCTGGGAATGGATCCCTTGCAGCCTGAGAATATACGGGAAGAGCAGGAGGAGCAGGAAGATTCATCTACGGTTAGTTTTGATAGGTATAAGAAGTATTTGTATGAAATTGCCGATAAATATGCAACTGTAGAAGGTTTATGTACCGCACAGACGAAAACTGATGACTGTGAAGGAGTTTCGGAGGagtataaggaaaaaactcCTCAGAAACTGTACGAGGCAATGTATGGGAAGGTGCAGCTCCAAAGACCTGAAGTATTGTCCACA GATGATTGccaagaggaggaaaagctACCCTCGGAAAAAGTATATTGTGAACTCAATCAGGCCAATGATAAGTGTAATGGTGCAGGTGGAACTGATGCAGGAGAAGTGAGTAAAGAGCTTAAGACCATAGTAAAGAAGTACGTGATGTCCATGGAGTATGAGGATCGAGTTGTGCAAGCTTATTGCTATGCACCTACAATGAAAGCGGACATTGTgcctaaggaggaggatcgCTGTAAATTCCTATACTACTGGATAGGGCATACGctcttttttacttctaaCAAGAAGGACCAATTTTCTACTGCTATGAAAAGCGTCTACGACGAATTGGGGAAATtgaaaggaggaggaattaATCACCCATGCAATATTTTATATGATGGGAATGACAACATCAACTTGGACATTTTcaccaaaatgaaaacaatattCGACTATTATCATGATTATACtactataaaaaaatgcgtaGATGATCCCCAGGCTCCCGACCCTAAGTGCACTACAGAGTATGCCAGTTATCTGGGAAGAGTTGTCTCAGCTTATAAGGATATGAATGCAGAAtgtaaaggggaaaataagaaTGGATGGTGTACAGATTTTAAGAGCATGACTGATGAACGTACTTATGAAGAATTATtacatttaaaatgttctttaaaatatacatcagaatgtacaaatattaCCGCTGCTATATTGGGCACACTAACCTCGATAAGCCTACCCGCGGCTGCTttgttattatataag tacacttctttattcAATGGGATAAGTAACACcctctttggaggaggaggaggaagcagcaacagaaggaaggCAAGATCTATTATCCACCACAAATTAAACACGTCCTTATCAGAGGACGACCGCTCGACATTAGACGATTCAACGTATGATTCTACCGACGTCTCCACA ATGGAGTATCTACCATCTATAATGGTGGTAGATCACCAAGACGACCATCACCACCCAAACGACAAAGTCATAATAGCCAACAAAGACAACAAAAACAACAGCAACTTAGACAAcgacaaaaaataa